Genomic segment of Deltaproteobacteria bacterium:
ACTCAACATCGACTGAAATAATTTCAAGCCAATCAAGACGCTGCAAGCGTTGTATATATGATGGTAAATCGAGAGGTAGAGTCAAAGCACCACGTTTTATTTTAATACCGAGTTCCCACAATGAAATAGAACATACTAAACCGCCCATTTCTTCCATTTGATGACATGCATCAAGCGCTCTTGCTGATAAATGTTGAGTATCAAGAGTAAACCAAAGCAAAGTATGAGTATCTAACGCAGCAAAAGCCATAGTAAATTAGCTTTCAGGCCATTCATCTATCGTAGAAGCTAAAATATCGCTGTGATACTTAACTTGGCCGTTAATATTACTAAATATGGTTTTGGTTTTTTCTTTTTTCTTTAGTGGTACTACTTTCAGTACAGGAACACCATCGCTAGTAACGATTAACTCTTCTCCAGTTTTTTCTACTTCGCGAAAATATTGTAACATTTTGGCTTTTAAGGCGCTTTTAGATACTTGTCGCATAAGTAATACCTAAAAAGTCATTATCCTGACCATAGTCATAACTATAGTCATTTTTATTAAAAAAATCAATTCAAAATTAGACTGATCAAATGACAAAATATTAATTGGCAACCCAAAACCATCCTGATACCTATAGAAACCATATGTAAATCTATATAAATGAAGAAATTTTGGTTGA
This window contains:
- a CDS encoding type II toxin-antitoxin system VapC family toxin — translated: MAFAALDTHTLLWFTLDTQHLSARALDACHQMEEMGGLVCSISLWELGIKIKRGALTLPLDLPSYIQRLQRLDWLEIISVDVELWLANLALPWEHRDPVNRTIVAMAQLYNLPLVSKDQMIASFYAKTIW
- a CDS encoding type II toxin-antitoxin system prevent-host-death family antitoxin, encoding MRQVSKSALKAKMLQYFREVEKTGEELIVTSDGVPVLKVVPLKKKEKTKTIFSNINGQVKYHSDILASTIDEWPES